DNA from Mycolicibacterium alvei:
CTTCGAGTCGGTGATGGTTACCCCCGCCAGGCGGGGGTCCTTGATCTCGTACTCGATCGCCGAGGCGACGATGGTGGAGATCCGTTTGGCGAGCTTCTTGGCCCGTGCGGGATCAGCCACGATGCTCCTCACGCAAGCGTTCGTCGGCCATCGTTTAGGTACGTACCTTTTCCACGAGCTCGTACGTCTCGACGACGTCGCCTTCCTTGATATCGGAGTAGGTCAGCGTCAGACCGCACTCGTAACCCTCGCGCACCTCGGTGGCATCGTCCTTCTCACGCTTGAGCGAGGACACCGTGAGGTTCTGCGCGACGACGACGTTGTCCCGCAGCAACCGGGCCTTGGCATTGCGCCGCATGATGCCCGACTGCACGAGGCAACCGGCGATGTTGCCGACCTTCGACGACCGGAAGATGGCGCGGATCTCGGCGCGGCCGAGCTCCTTCTCCTCGTAGACCGGTTTGAGCATGCCCTTGAGGGCCTTCTCGATCTCGTCGATGGCCTGGTAGATCACCGAGTAGTAGCGGATCTCCACACCCTCGCGGTTCGCCAGCTCGGTCGCCTTGCCCTCGGCTCGAACGTTGAACCCGATGATGATCGCGTCCGAGGCCGATGCCAGGTTGACGTTGGTCTCGGTGACACCACCGACACCGCGGTCGATGACCCGCAGCTCCACTTCGTCGTCGATCTCGATACCCATCAAGGCTTCCTCGAGGGCTTCGACCGTACCGGCGTTGTCGCCCTTGAGGATCAGGTTCAGCTGGCTGGTTTCCTTCAGTGCCGAATCCAGGTCTTCCAGGCTGATCCGCTTGCGGCTGCGTGCCGCCAGCGCGTTGCGCTTGCGCGCGCTGCGCCGGTCGGCGATCTGGCGGGCGATGCGGTCCTCGTCGACAACCAGGAAGTTGTCACCGGCACCGGGCACCGACGTGAAGCCGATGACCTGGACCGGACGCGAGGGCAGGGCCTCTTCGACGTCCTCGCCGTGTTCGTCGACCATGCGGCGGACGCGACCGTAGGCATCGCCGGCCACCACCGAGTCGCCGACACGCAGGGTGCCGCGCTGGATGAGCACCGTGGCCACCGGGCCGCGACCGCGGTCCAGGTGCGCCTCGATCGCCACACCCTGGGCCTCCATGTCGGGGTTGGCCCGCAGGTCCAGGGATGCGTCGGCGGTCAGTACGACCGCTTCCAGCAGCGCCTCGATGTTGGTGCCCTGCTTGGCGGAGATGTCGACGAACATGGTCTCGCCGCCGTACTCCTCGGCCACCAGGTTGTACTCGGTCAGCTGCGCCCGGATCTTGGCCGGGTCGGCGCCTTCCTTGTCGATCTTGTTGACCGCCACCACGATCGGCACGTCAGCAGCCTGCGCGTGGTTGATCGCCTCCACCGTCTGCGGCATGACGCCGTCGTCGGCCGCGACCACCAGGATCGCGATGTCGGTGGCCTTGGCACCGCGGGCACGCATGGCGGTGAACGCCTCGTGACCCGGGGTGTCAATGAAGGTGATCGGGCGGACGTTGCCGTCCAGATCGACCTCGACCTGGTAAGCGCCGATGTGCTGCGTGATACCGCCGGCCTCGCCCTCACGGACGGTGGCGTTGCGGATGGTGTCCAGCAGTCGGGTCTTGCCGTGGTCGACGTGACCCATGACCGTGACCACCGGCGGGCGGAACTCGAGGTCGTCCTCGTCGCCCTCGTCCTCGCCGTAGGTGAGGTCGAAGGACTGCAGCAGTTCACGGTCCTCGTCCTCGGGCGAGACGACCTGAACCTTGAAGTTCATCTCGCTGCCGAGCAGCTCCAGGGTGTCGTCACCGACCGACTGGGTCGCGGTGACCATCTCGCCGAGGTTGAACAGCGCCTGGACCAGTGCGGCCGGGTTGGCGTCGATCTTCTCGGCGAAGTCGCTCAGCGACGCGCCGCGGGCCAGCCGGATGGTCTCGCCGTTGCCCTTGGGCAACCGGACACCACCGACGACGGGCGCCTGCATGTTCTCGTATTCGGCGCGTTTCGCCCGCTTCGACTTACGGCCGCGCTTGGGGGCGCCGCCGGGACGACCGAACGCGCCCGCGGCACCGCCACGCTGGCCGGGACGGCCACCGCCGCCACCACCACCGGGACGACCGCGGAATCCACCGGCCGCTGCACCACCGGCACCGGCACCTGCACCTGCGCCGGCACCACCACCGCGGTAGTTACCGCCGCCGCCACCACCCGGACGAGCACCCTGACCGGCACCGCCGGGACGGGGGCCACCACCGGGACGCGGACCGGGGCGTGGGCCACCACGGCCCGGAGCACCGGCACCGGCCGCCGGACGCGGCGGCATGTTGCCGGGCGACGGACGTGGGCCACCGCCGGGGCGCGGAGCGCCGGGGCGGGGCTGCGGACGCGGGATGGGCCGCTCTACCGGCTGCTGCGAGGAGAACGGGTTGTTGCCGACACGCGGGGCCCGCGGCGCAGGCTTCGGGGCGCCCGAAGCCGGACCGGGACGCGGGCCGGGGGTGGCAGGCCGGGGACCGGGAGTTGCGTCCGGAGCGGGCGCGGCCGGTTCACTGGGCGCAACGGCAGCCGGTTCACTAGGCGCGGCCGGAGCCTGTGGAGCCGCCGGCTTGGGGGCGGCGGGACGAGCCGGAGCAACCGGGGCTGCCTCGGCAGCCGGAGCCTGCGGTTCGACCGCCGGCGCCGCGGGGGCGGCGGGTTTCGCCGGTGCCGGCTTGGCCGGAGCACCGGGCTTGGGCGCCGCGGGCGCTGCAGCGCTGCCCTGCGGGCGGGGCTGGTCGTCGGGCTTTTTACCGCCGGCCTTGCTGCCGAAAGATTCGCGCAACCGACGCGCAACCGGCGCCTCCACTGTGGAGGACGCCGACTTGACGAACTCGCCCTGCTCCTTGAGCTTGCCTAAGAGTTCCTTGCTGGTGACACCGAGTTCCTTCGCCAACTCGTGCACACGGGCCTTACCTGCTGCCACTACATCTCCTCGTCTAGAGGCAACAGCGGTGGTAGGCGCCGCGCCTCGGGTTTAGCTATGACGCATGGTCATCGGGACTTCACGGTGTGCTCATGTTCTTCGCTACCTGTTCTGTTGCCGGGGTGTCGGGCCCGTCGAGGTCGATCTTCTCGACGTACTCGATCACCGCGGATGTATCCGGTGAACCGGTGAGTCGCAACGCTCGGACGAAGGCTCGTCGCTTCACTGCCATCTGTGCGCACTGCTGGTCGGGGTGCAGCCACGCACCACGCCCAGGCAGGCTTGCCGCGGGGTCAACGGTTACGGAACTCGTCCCGTTCCCGTCGGTCACCGCAACCACTCGGAGCAACTCGGCGGCCAACTCTCGCTTCCGACACCCGATGCAGGTCCGCACTGGTCCGACAGAAATGTCGGAGGTGCTTCGCTGCGTCAGAGTCGGAGTCTCGCGCTGGATCACGGCTGAGTCTACCGCCCCGAGGCCTATGGTCCGAACCGCCGGTCACTACCGTCAATCGTGCACCGCCCCGGGCCGGACATCTTGGTCGGGCTGCGGCGCCGCATCGCTGCGGATATCGATCCGCCAACCGGTCAACCGGGCCGCCAACCTGGCGTTTTGCCCTTCCTTGCCGATCGCCAGGGAAAGCTGGAAGTCCGGCACGATCACCCGCGCCGCGCGCGCAGCCTCGTCGATCACCGATACCGAGACGACCTTGGCTGGTGAAAGTGCGTTGGCGACGAACCGGGCGGGGTCCTCGTCGTAATCGATGATGTCGATCTTCTCGCCGGACAGTTCGCTCATCACATTGCGCACGCGCTGGCCCATGGGGCCGATACACGCGCCCTTCGCGTTCAGTCCGGAGACCCGCGAGGCGACCGCGATCTTGGACCGGTGCCCGGCCTCCCGGGCGACCGCCACGATCTCCACCGACCCGTCGGCGATCTCGGGTACCTCCAACGAGAACAGCTTGCGGACCAGGTTCGGGTGCGTGCGTGACAGCGTGATCAACGGCTCACGGGCGCCCCGGGAAACACCGACGACGTAGCAACGCAGCCGGTCGCCGTGCTCGTAGCGCTCCCCCGGCACCTGCTCGGCACTGGGGATCACGCCTTCGGATCCCTTGGTCTCGCTGCCCATCCGTACGACGACCAGGCCGCGTGCATTGGCCCGGGCATCGCGCTGGATGACCCCGGCAACGATGTCGCCCTCGTGCGCCGCGAACTCCCCGTAGGTCTTCTCGTTCTCCGCGTCGCGCAACCGCTGCAAGATCACCTGACGGGCCGTCGTCGCCGCGATCCTGCCGAATCCCTCGGGCGTGTCATCCCATTCGTGCAGCACATTGCCGTCGGCATCGGTCTGACGGGCCATCACCTTGACCACACCGGTCTTACGGTCGATGTCGATATGCGCGTCGGGCTCGTGCCCCTCGGTATGGCGATACGCGGTGAGCAACGCCGATTTGATGGTCTCGACGACCACATCCACCGTGATGCCCTTGTCGGCCTCGATGGCATGCAGCGCCGCCATGTCGATGTTCATTCGCCGGCCCCCTTCCCAGTTTCTCCCGACAGTTCCAACTCACGTCGGTTTGGAGGTGAAAACTCCACTTGGACAACAGCTTTGGCGATATCAACAAGAGCGATCTCACGGATGGCCAGATCGCGACCCTCCGGAACCACGACTTTGAGTACCGTGCCGTCGGTTTCCCCGAGCCTGCCGGTGAACACCGAACCGTCGGTCAGCGTGAGCTCGGCTTTGCGCCCACGGGCGCGGCGGAAATGTTTGGCCTGGGTGAGCGGCCGGTCCACACCGGGGGACGTGACGTCGAGCACATACGGCGTGTCGCCCGGCGCCAGCTGGTCGAGCAACTCAGAAGCCTTCCGCGACAGCGCGGCCAGGGAATCGAGATCGAGACCTTCGTCGCCGTCGGCGATCACGGTGATGCGCGGCGGACGGGCCGATGCGTCGATGACGACGTCGTCGATGTCGTATCCAGCGCGCGCAAATTCGCCGCCGAGCAGTTCGATCACCTGCGTCTGCGATGGCAAGTCCGCAGACCGCAACTTTGGATCCGGTGCCACGGCGAGCTCCTCATCTTGAATTGTCTCCGACACAAATCCCAGGGCCAGCCACCTGGATCAGCCCCGGAATCGCCTATCAACGATACGCCAGGCCATCGGTAGCAACCGCCAATCGAAGGCCGGTGCGTGGCGAATGTCGTCGCACCGGCGCCGGGCGGCCAGTCGGCGTCGCGTCAGGCGGTCACCCGAGCAATGGCAGGATGTTCACGTGCCGAGCGCCCATGCAGACATCAGCCGGCGGCGCGTACTGCTCTCGGCCGCGGCCCTTGCCCTGCTGGGCACCGCCGCCGCCGCATGCAGTACGACGACGCCTCAACCCGAAGTGGACGACCTGACCACACAGTGGGATCGGGCACGCGCCGACAGTGCGCTGGCCGCCGACGCCGCGGCCGCCCAGCCTCCGCAGGCACCGGTCACCCGGGCACTGAACACGGTGGCGACCGATCGCACCGCGCACGCCAAAGCCCTCTCCGACGAGTTGACCCGGATGACGGGCACCGCCCCCGCCGGGGCGACCACCGCGACCAAGAGCACGACCAAGGCCGCCCCGGGCGCCGGGCCAGACGCGTCGGCGCCCAGTGTCGGCGACGTGGTCGATGCGCTCAAAGAGTCCGCCGACCGGGCCGCCGGCCTGGCCCGCAGGCTGTCGGGCTATCGCGCGGGCCTGCTCGGATCCATCGCCGCCTCGTGTACCGCGGGGTACACCGTCGCGCTGGGAGGCGCTCAGTGACCTCACCGGGACCGACCTCACCGGGACCACGGTCGACCACCTCACCGGCCCGGCCCACCACGGCCGCCGATGCCGCACTGTTCGATGCGGTGGCCGTCGAACACGGCGCCATCTACGGCTATGGCCTGGTGTCGGCCCATTCGACTGCCGAGGACAACGCCCTGGTGGCCCTGGCGATGGCCGAGCACCGGGCCCGGCGTGAGGCTGCCATGGCCATGCTCAGCGCACGTTCGGTCACCCCGCCGCTGCCTGCGGCCGGGTATCAGTTGCCCACGTCGGTGACCGATCCGACCGACGCCGCCAACCTCGCGATTCGCATGGAGGAGGACACCTCGGTGGCCTGGCGTGCGGTGCTCGAACAGGCGACCAGCGCCGAGGACCGCACCTTCGCGGTGACGGCGCTGACCCAGACCGCCGTCACCGCGGCCAAGTGGCGTGCCATCATCGACGCCTGGCCGGTGACGGTCCCGTTCCCCGGCGGCGGCGAATAGGGACTCAGGCGCTCGCCGCTTTCCACGCCAGGGTCGTTGCCCGCGATCGGCAGCAGCCCTGGCGCAGATGCCGACGACGCTCAGCCGGCGGTGAGGGCCGCTGAGATCTCGGCCGCCGCGTCGTCGACGGCGATCTCCCGGTTCTCGCCGGTGAACCGATTGCGCAGTTCCACCACACCTTCGCCGAAGCCACGGCCGACCACCACGATCCACGGCATACCCAGCAACTCGGCGTCCTTGAACTTCACCCCGGGCGAGGCCTTGCGGTCGTCGAAGAGCACCTCGTGGCCGAGCCGGTCCAGTGCGGCGACGAGTTCGGTCGCTCCGGTCCGCGCGGCGTCGTCCTTGTTCGCCACGACCACGTGTACGTCAAAGGGTGCCACGGCGCTCGGCCAGCGCAATCCCAGCTCGTCGTGCTGCTGCTCGGCGATCACCGCGACCATGCGCGACACCCCGATGCCGTAGGAGCCCATCGTGAGCCGCACCGGCTTGCCGTCCTCACCGAGCACGTCGGCAGTGAATGCGTCCGCGTACTTGCGGCCCAACTGGAAGATGTGGCCGATCTCGATGCCGCGCGCCGAGGTCAGCACGCCGGCACCGTCCGGAGACGCGTCGCCGTCACGGACCTCGGCGGCCTCGATGGTGCCGTCCGGGGTGAAATCGCGGCCGGCGACCAGGCCGACCACGTGCTTGTTGGGCGCGTCGGCACCGGTGATCCAGGCGGTGCCGTCCACCACGCGTGGATCCACCAGGTAGCGAACTCCGTTGTCCAGCAGAGCCTTCGGCCCGACATAGCCTTTGACCAGGAACGGGTTCTTGGCGAAGTCGGCGTCATCGAGCATTGCGAACTCGGCCGGCTCCAACCCGGCGCCCAGGCGCTTCTCGTCGACCTCGCGGTCACCGGGCACGCCGACTGCCAGCAGCTCCCACTCGCCGCCGGGCTCGCGGGTTTTGAGCAGGACGTTCTTCAGGGTGTCGGCGGCGGTGACCTCTCGACCCGAGAACTGTTCCAGCTCAGCCGAATTGGCCCAGTCGACCAGGGTCGCGATGGTCGGGGTGTCCGGGGTGTCGTGCACCTGCGCCGCGGGCTGCCCCGCAATGGGCAGCGGTGCCGGTGCCCGGGTGATCACCGCTTCGACGTTGGCGGCGTACCCGGAATCCAGGCAGCGCACGAAGGTGTCCTCACCGACCTCGCTCTCGGCCAGGAACTCCTCCGAGGCGCTGCCGCCCATGGCGCCCGAGACCGCCGACACAATCACGTAGCGCACACCCAGGCGTCCGAAGATCTTCTGGTATGCCTCACGGTGGGCGTGGTAGGCGTTCTTGAGGCCGTCGTCGTCGACGTCGAAGGAATACGAGTCCTTCATCACGAACTCACGGCCGCGCAGAATGCCGGCGCGCGGCCGTGCCTCGTCGCGGTACTTGGTCTGGATTTGGTACAGGATCGCCGGGAAGTCCTTGTAGGAGGAGTACTCCCCCTTGACCGTCAGCGTGAAGATCTCCTCGTGCGTCGGCCCGAGCAGATAGTCGTTGCCGCGCCGGTCCTGCAACCGGAACAGGGTGTCGCCGTATTCGGTCCACCGGTTGGTGGTCTCGTACGGGCCGCGGGGCAGCAGCGCGGGCAGCAGGATCTCCTGGCCGCCGATCGCGTTCATCTCGTCCCGCACGATGTTCTCGATCCGGCGGAGCACGCGCAGGCCCAGCGGAAGCCAGCTGTAGATGCCGGGGCCGACCGGGCGGACGTAGCCGGCCCGGATCAGCAGCTTGTGGCTGGGCACTTCGGCGTCAGCGGGGTCGTCGCGAAGGGTTCGCAGGAACAGCTCGGACATGCGGGTGATCACAGGCGACAACCTTAAGGCGTGTCCTCAGTGGCGGCCCTGCCAGGTACAGCTGCAGGCCCCGCCGGCTTCAGTCGAGCTCGATCTCTCCGGCGTCGATGGCGTCCTTGACGTCCTGGGCGTGCGCCACCTGCTGCGAGGTGTAGCCGATGAACAACGCCGCGATACCCACCAGGACCGCCACGGCAGCCACCCACAGCAGCCCGTAGGTGTAGCCCTGGTCCAAAGCGTGCAGCTGGTCGGTGTTCATGTCCTTGACCGGGCCGGTGATACCGCCGTTGAACAGAGTGCGCGAGGTGATGACGGCCTGGATGATGGCCAGCACCAGCGGGCCACCCAGGCTCTGCAGCATCAGCGCGATCGCCGAGGCCGGGCCGATCCGGTCGAAGCCGACACCGGCGATCGCCGAAAGCGTCAGCGGCACCACGATCATGCCGATGCCGATGCCGCCGATCGTGATGGGCAGCACCAGGTTCGGGAAGTACGGGATGCCGGCGTGCAGCGTCGAGCCATAGAGCATCGCGCCGAGCACCAGGACGCCGCCCACGATGACCACGATGCGGGGTTGGAGGTACCGCACGATCTGCGATGACGCCCCGAGACCGATACCCATACCGATCACGAAGGGAATGAAGCCGATACCCGCGCGCAGCGCGCTGTAGCCCAGGATGTCCTGCACATACAGGCCGATCAGCACGGTCAGGGTGAACAGCACGCCACCCGCCAGGAAGATCGCCGCGAACGTGGCCACCCGGTTGCGCTCGTGGAACAGGTCGAACGGCACCACCGGGTTCTCGGCGCTGCGTTCGGCCATCAGGAATGCGATGCCGAAGACGGCAGCCGCAGCGCCCGAGCCGAGCGTGATCGGGGCCAGCCAGCCGCTCTCGGGGCCCTGGGTGAAGGCGAACACCGCGGCCGTGCAGGCCAGGGTCGCGAGCAGGGCACCGGCGGCGTCGAGCTTCATCCGCTCGCGGTTGGTTTCGGTCAGTGAGGTGCGGGCCAGGTAGAGCATGACAAGGCCGATCGGCACATTGACCAGGAAGGCCCACCGCCACGACACCTCGGTGAGTGCGCCGCCGACCACCAGACCCATCACCGAGCCGATGGCGGTCATGGCGCCGAACACCGCGGTGGCGGCGTTGCGTGCCGGCCCCTTGGGGAAGGTGGTCGCGACGAGCGCAAGCCCCGTCGGCGAGGCGATGGCCGCGCCGACACCCTGCAGCAGCCGGGCGATCACCAGCGTGGCTTCGTTCCAGGCAATGCCGCACAGGATCGAGGCGATGATGAACAACGCGACACCGACGATGAAGGTGCGCTTGCGACCGATGGTGTCGCCGAGCCGTCCGCCCAGGAGCATCAGGCCGCCGAAGGTCAGGACGTAGGCCGTGATGACCCAGCTACGTCCGGCGTCGGACAGGCCGAGTTCGTCCTGGATCTGCGGCAACGCCACGATCGCGACCGTGCTGTCCATGGTGGCCAGCAGCTGCATACCGCCGATCGCGATGACTGCGGAAAGGAAGCCCCAGGACGGGAACCAGGACGGGAGGCGGGCAGCGAGGCCCTGGCGCTCGGCGTCGTTGAGAGCCGTCATAACGGGTCACCTTACCGGAATCTTAGAAATCCTTTAACTCGCGAAGGCCGCCACGGGGCCGATCACGATGATCGCGGGAGGTCGAATGCCGTCCGCGCGGATCCGCTCGGGCGCGTCACCGAGCGTGGCCTGCAGGGTGCGCTGCGCGACCGTGGTGCCGTGCTGGACCACCAGAACCGGTGTATCAGCAGGTCGACCGCCTTCCAGGAGCGCCTTGGTGAACAGCTCGATGCGTTCGACGGCCATCAACAGCACGATGGTGCCGGTCATCGCCGCCAGCGCATTCCAATTGACTAACGATTCGGGGTGGTCGGGCGCAACATGGCCGCTGACCACCACGAACTCGTGGGTCATGCCGCGGTGCGTGACCGGAACCCCGGCCAGTGCGGGCACCGATATGGCACTGGTCACACCGGGGACGACGGTGACCGGGACACCGGCCTCGGTGCAGGCCAGGACCTCTTCGTAGCCGCGGGCGAAGACGAACGGATCGCCGCCTTTGAGGCGGACGACGAACTTTCCGGCCCGGGCGCGGTCCACCAGGATCTGGTTGATTGCGTCCTGAGCCATCGCCCGCCCGTACGGGATCTTGGCCGCGTCGATCACCTCGACGTGAGGCCCGAGTTCGGCCAGCAACTCCTGGGGGGCCAGCCGGTCGGCGACCACCACGTCGGCGCGGGCCAGCAGGCGTCGTCCGCGCACGGTGATCAGCTCGGGGTCTCCCGGACCGCCGCCGACGAGGGCCACTCCTCTAGGCGCCTCCCCCGGCTCCGCGCCGGAGTCGGCGGCGAGCAGGCCGCGCTGGAGCGCTTCGTGGATCGCGGTGCGGATGGCCGCCGAGCGGCGGTGCTCACCGCCGGCGAGGACGCCTACTGACAGGCCGTCGGAGTCGAATGTCGCCGGGGTCACCGCCGACCCTTCGCGCGCCACGTCGGCGCGAACGCAGAAGATGCGCCGCTCGTCGGCTTCGGCGGCGATGGCTGCATTGACCTCGGAGTCGTCGGTGGCGGCGAGCACGTACCAGGCACCGTCGAGATCCCCGGTGCGGAAGTCGCGCAGCTGCAGCGTGATGCCAGGCTCGTCGTGGGACAGCGCCTCCACAGCGGGGCTGGCGGCCCGGGCGATGACGTGTACGTCGGCGCCGTGGGCGATCAGCAGCGGCAGCCGACGTTGCGCGACGGTTCCGCCGCCGACAACGACGACCTTCTTGCCCGACAGACGCAAGCCGACGAGGTAGGCATTCCCTGAAATCACATTCCTCCTCGCGTCCGGATCACCCGCCGAGCTTAGTGGTTGCTACCACCGGTCCGTTGTGTCGGCACCGCCGACATGACGAAGCGGGTGATGGCCCGCGGGTGCGCGGCGGGGTGGGTGTGCAGATACCCGGCGTGCACTCCGCCCCGCACGGCGCCGTCGCGCCGGGCCACCCCCCCGGGGCCGGAAAATACCCAGGCGGCAGGCAGCTCTTCGGCGAATTCCACTGCGGTTCGGTGGAATTCGTGTCCGGTGACCCGATCGCCTGCGGCGTGCATGCTGGAGTCGACGACCGCGACCGCGTCGCGGTACCCCAGCGTGAGGCGTTCGGTGAACCGGGCCGAACCAGCCAGCACACCGCACATCGGCACGCCGTCGAGATCGTCGACCAGGTACGTCAGGCCCGCACACTCGGCATGCACCGGGGCGCCGCGGGCGGCCAGCTCCCTGATCTGCTGGCGGACAGGATCGTTGGCCGACAGTTCGGCGGAGAACTGTTCGGGAAATCCCCCGGGCAGTACCAGCGCGTCCGCACCGGCGGGCAGCGGCTCGGACAGCGGGTCGAACTCGGCGACCTGCGCCCCGGCGCCGCGCAGCAACTCGGCGTGCTCGGCGTAGCTGAAGCTGAATG
Protein-coding regions in this window:
- the infB gene encoding translation initiation factor IF-2; this encodes MAAGKARVHELAKELGVTSKELLGKLKEQGEFVKSASSTVEAPVARRLRESFGSKAGGKKPDDQPRPQGSAAAPAAPKPGAPAKPAPAKPAAPAAPAVEPQAPAAEAAPVAPARPAAPKPAAPQAPAAPSEPAAVAPSEPAAPAPDATPGPRPATPGPRPGPASGAPKPAPRAPRVGNNPFSSQQPVERPIPRPQPRPGAPRPGGGPRPSPGNMPPRPAAGAGAPGRGGPRPGPRPGGGPRPGGAGQGARPGGGGGGNYRGGGAGAGAGAGAGGAAAGGFRGRPGGGGGGGRPGQRGGAAGAFGRPGGAPKRGRKSKRAKRAEYENMQAPVVGGVRLPKGNGETIRLARGASLSDFAEKIDANPAALVQALFNLGEMVTATQSVGDDTLELLGSEMNFKVQVVSPEDEDRELLQSFDLTYGEDEGDEDDLEFRPPVVTVMGHVDHGKTRLLDTIRNATVREGEAGGITQHIGAYQVEVDLDGNVRPITFIDTPGHEAFTAMRARGAKATDIAILVVAADDGVMPQTVEAINHAQAADVPIVVAVNKIDKEGADPAKIRAQLTEYNLVAEEYGGETMFVDISAKQGTNIEALLEAVVLTADASLDLRANPDMEAQGVAIEAHLDRGRGPVATVLIQRGTLRVGDSVVAGDAYGRVRRMVDEHGEDVEEALPSRPVQVIGFTSVPGAGDNFLVVDEDRIARQIADRRSARKRNALAARSRKRISLEDLDSALKETSQLNLILKGDNAGTVEALEEALMGIEIDDEVELRVIDRGVGGVTETNVNLASASDAIIIGFNVRAEGKATELANREGVEIRYYSVIYQAIDEIEKALKGMLKPVYEEKELGRAEIRAIFRSSKVGNIAGCLVQSGIMRRNAKARLLRDNVVVAQNLTVSSLKREKDDATEVREGYECGLTLTYSDIKEGDVVETYELVEKVRT
- a CDS encoding YlxR family protein yields the protein MIQRETPTLTQRSTSDISVGPVRTCIGCRKRELAAELLRVVAVTDGNGTSSVTVDPAASLPGRGAWLHPDQQCAQMAVKRRAFVRALRLTGSPDTSAVIEYVEKIDLDGPDTPATEQVAKNMSTP
- the nusA gene encoding transcription termination factor NusA — its product is MNIDMAALHAIEADKGITVDVVVETIKSALLTAYRHTEGHEPDAHIDIDRKTGVVKVMARQTDADGNVLHEWDDTPEGFGRIAATTARQVILQRLRDAENEKTYGEFAAHEGDIVAGVIQRDARANARGLVVVRMGSETKGSEGVIPSAEQVPGERYEHGDRLRCYVVGVSRGAREPLITLSRTHPNLVRKLFSLEVPEIADGSVEIVAVAREAGHRSKIAVASRVSGLNAKGACIGPMGQRVRNVMSELSGEKIDIIDYDEDPARFVANALSPAKVVSVSVIDEAARAARVIVPDFQLSLAIGKEGQNARLAARLTGWRIDIRSDAAPQPDQDVRPGAVHD
- the rimP gene encoding ribosome maturation factor RimP produces the protein MAPDPKLRSADLPSQTQVIELLGGEFARAGYDIDDVVIDASARPPRITVIADGDEGLDLDSLAALSRKASELLDQLAPGDTPYVLDVTSPGVDRPLTQAKHFRRARGRKAELTLTDGSVFTGRLGETDGTVLKVVVPEGRDLAIREIALVDIAKAVVQVEFSPPNRRELELSGETGKGAGE
- a CDS encoding ferritin-like domain-containing protein; the protein is MTSPGPTSPGPRSTTSPARPTTAADAALFDAVAVEHGAIYGYGLVSAHSTAEDNALVALAMAEHRARREAAMAMLSARSVTPPLPAAGYQLPTSVTDPTDAANLAIRMEEDTSVAWRAVLEQATSAEDRTFAVTALTQTAVTAAKWRAIIDAWPVTVPFPGGGE
- a CDS encoding proline--tRNA ligase, producing the protein MITRMSELFLRTLRDDPADAEVPSHKLLIRAGYVRPVGPGIYSWLPLGLRVLRRIENIVRDEMNAIGGQEILLPALLPRGPYETTNRWTEYGDTLFRLQDRRGNDYLLGPTHEEIFTLTVKGEYSSYKDFPAILYQIQTKYRDEARPRAGILRGREFVMKDSYSFDVDDDGLKNAYHAHREAYQKIFGRLGVRYVIVSAVSGAMGGSASEEFLAESEVGEDTFVRCLDSGYAANVEAVITRAPAPLPIAGQPAAQVHDTPDTPTIATLVDWANSAELEQFSGREVTAADTLKNVLLKTREPGGEWELLAVGVPGDREVDEKRLGAGLEPAEFAMLDDADFAKNPFLVKGYVGPKALLDNGVRYLVDPRVVDGTAWITGADAPNKHVVGLVAGRDFTPDGTIEAAEVRDGDASPDGAGVLTSARGIEIGHIFQLGRKYADAFTADVLGEDGKPVRLTMGSYGIGVSRMVAVIAEQQHDELGLRWPSAVAPFDVHVVVANKDDAARTGATELVAALDRLGHEVLFDDRKASPGVKFKDAELLGMPWIVVVGRGFGEGVVELRNRFTGENREIAVDDAAAEISAALTAG
- a CDS encoding MFS transporter — its product is MTALNDAERQGLAARLPSWFPSWGFLSAVIAIGGMQLLATMDSTVAIVALPQIQDELGLSDAGRSWVITAYVLTFGGLMLLGGRLGDTIGRKRTFIVGVALFIIASILCGIAWNEATLVIARLLQGVGAAIASPTGLALVATTFPKGPARNAATAVFGAMTAIGSVMGLVVGGALTEVSWRWAFLVNVPIGLVMLYLARTSLTETNRERMKLDAAGALLATLACTAAVFAFTQGPESGWLAPITLGSGAAAAVFGIAFLMAERSAENPVVPFDLFHERNRVATFAAIFLAGGVLFTLTVLIGLYVQDILGYSALRAGIGFIPFVIGMGIGLGASSQIVRYLQPRIVVIVGGVLVLGAMLYGSTLHAGIPYFPNLVLPITIGGIGIGMIVVPLTLSAIAGVGFDRIGPASAIALMLQSLGGPLVLAIIQAVITSRTLFNGGITGPVKDMNTDQLHALDQGYTYGLLWVAAVAVLVGIAALFIGYTSQQVAHAQDVKDAIDAGEIELD
- the cobA gene encoding uroporphyrinogen-III C-methyltransferase, which gives rise to MSGNAYLVGLRLSGKKVVVVGGGTVAQRRLPLLIAHGADVHVIARAASPAVEALSHDEPGITLQLRDFRTGDLDGAWYVLAATDDSEVNAAIAAEADERRIFCVRADVAREGSAVTPATFDSDGLSVGVLAGGEHRRSAAIRTAIHEALQRGLLAADSGAEPGEAPRGVALVGGGPGDPELITVRGRRLLARADVVVADRLAPQELLAELGPHVEVIDAAKIPYGRAMAQDAINQILVDRARAGKFVVRLKGGDPFVFARGYEEVLACTEAGVPVTVVPGVTSAISVPALAGVPVTHRGMTHEFVVVSGHVAPDHPESLVNWNALAAMTGTIVLLMAVERIELFTKALLEGGRPADTPVLVVQHGTTVAQRTLQATLGDAPERIRADGIRPPAIIVIGPVAAFAS